One part of the Microbispora sp. ZYX-F-249 genome encodes these proteins:
- a CDS encoding rhodanese-like domain-containing protein, with protein MTALIGRDELKAAIDAGAVTVVDALGGDYYARQHLPGAIPLTESEVADRAAELLPDKNAPIVTYCSNPACSNSQAVANRLTALGYTDVRKYREGIQDWVEAGLPVESLTTAS; from the coding sequence ATGACCGCTCTCATCGGCAGGGACGAGCTCAAGGCCGCGATCGACGCGGGCGCCGTCACCGTCGTCGACGCGCTCGGCGGCGACTACTACGCCCGGCAGCACCTTCCGGGCGCGATCCCGCTGACGGAGTCCGAGGTCGCCGATCGGGCCGCGGAACTGCTGCCGGACAAGAACGCCCCGATCGTCACCTACTGCTCGAACCCGGCCTGCTCCAACAGCCAGGCCGTGGCCAACCGGCTGACCGCGCTCGGGTACACCGACGTGCGCAAGTACCGGGAGGGCATCCAGGACTGGGTCGAGGCCGGGCTGCCGGTCGAGTCGCTGACCACGGCGTCCTGA
- a CDS encoding Rid family detoxifying hydrolase has protein sequence MAGKQEIRTAEGAPPIGPYSQGVVVGDFLYTSGMGPLDPATGEVVGDDVAAQTHRTMRNLGAVLEAHGLTFDDVVKATVHLQNLKEDFAAFNEVYQTYFTRPYPVRTTVGSDLLDILVEIDFVAYTGR, from the coding sequence ATGGCTGGCAAGCAGGAGATCCGTACGGCCGAGGGCGCCCCGCCGATCGGGCCGTACTCGCAGGGCGTGGTGGTCGGCGACTTCCTCTACACCTCCGGGATGGGCCCGCTCGACCCCGCGACCGGTGAGGTCGTGGGCGACGACGTGGCGGCCCAGACGCACCGGACCATGCGCAACCTGGGGGCCGTGCTGGAGGCCCACGGCCTGACGTTCGACGACGTGGTGAAGGCGACGGTCCACCTGCAGAACCTGAAGGAGGACTTCGCCGCGTTCAACGAGGTCTACCAGACCTACTTCACCCGGCCCTACCCGGTGCGCACCACCGTGGGCTCCGATCTCCTGGACATCCTCGTCGAGATCGACTTCGTGGCGTACACGGGCCGCTGA
- a CDS encoding TetR/AcrR family transcriptional regulator, translating into MNNPEITGPQSGSSRDLTSLMADPPRERADAARNRLRVLEAAAKLFREHGVEAVSMDAVAAEAGVGKGTLFRRFGDKSGLVAALLDDKERELQGRILSGPPPLGPGASPADRVRAFVAAYAGYLFGHLDLLRVSETASPGARYRIGAYRFWHRHLAILLAEARPDADADYLAHALLAPLAAEHVTAVLRECDAARVAAGLAVLADALVTPPSVGSDR; encoded by the coding sequence GTGAACAACCCGGAAATTACCGGACCGCAGTCCGGTTCGTCAAGAGACCTCACCTCCCTGATGGCGGACCCGCCCCGCGAGCGCGCGGACGCGGCCCGCAACCGGCTACGGGTGCTGGAGGCGGCGGCGAAGTTGTTCCGCGAGCACGGAGTCGAAGCGGTCTCGATGGACGCGGTGGCGGCGGAGGCCGGAGTGGGCAAGGGCACGCTGTTCCGCCGGTTCGGGGACAAGTCGGGACTCGTGGCGGCCCTGCTCGACGACAAGGAACGGGAACTGCAGGGGCGCATCCTGTCCGGGCCGCCACCGCTGGGGCCCGGCGCCTCGCCCGCCGATCGGGTGCGCGCGTTCGTGGCGGCCTACGCCGGCTATCTCTTCGGGCACCTCGACCTGCTGCGCGTCTCGGAGACCGCGAGCCCGGGCGCCCGCTATCGCATCGGCGCCTACCGTTTCTGGCACCGCCACCTGGCGATCCTGCTGGCCGAGGCGCGACCGGACGCCGACGCCGACTACCTCGCCCACGCGCTGCTCGCCCCGCTCGCGGCCGAGCACGTCACCGCCGTGCTGCGGGAGTGCGACGCCGCCCGGGTCGCGGCCGGCCTGGCCGTCCTCGCGGACGCCCTGGTCACACCCCCGTCAGTGGGCTCGGACCGGTGA